CCGCCGCCTTGGTGACGTACAGTCAGTCGGCCTTGTTGGTTGCGACCGCCTTTTTTAGTCAGACGTACCAGCAAAGAACGTTCCGGTTTATCAGTAGTAACTTCATCGAAGCTGGCTACCGTCATAAAACGTCTGCCGGCAGAATAAGGTTTAAACGATTTTACTGCCATAGTTGCCCCTCCTTTTCGGTGTTATCGGCTTAGACCCCTTCGAAGAACGCAATGCTCTGGCCGGGGGCCAGTTTGACGATAGCTTTCTTGAAATCGGGGCGTTTCCCTTCGTGTTTGCCCATGCGCTTGGTTTTACCCATTACACGCACTGTGTTCACAGCCTCAACCTGGACTTTGAACATTTTTTCCACAGCCTGGCGGATTTCCACCTTCGTGGCTTTGAGCGATACGATAAAGGTGTATTTGCTTTCCTCCATCAACAGATTGCTTTTCTCTGTGATGACAGGACGAACAAGCACGTCGCACAAGTTTTCCATTATGCCAGCACCTCCTCAATACGGGTGACTGCCTCTTTGGTAACGAACACCCGATCATAATGGAGCAGGTCCATTACATTCAGGCCCATGCTGGTAATGGTTTTTACGCTCGGAATGTTGCGGGCAGACTTGAATACGCTTTCCACTTCATCCGCCGTAATGATCAGGGCTTTCTGCTCAGAAGCATTAAAATCACCCATCATTTTAATAACCTGTTTGGTTTTGGGAGCTTCAAAATCGATGCCCTCCAGAACCACCAGCTCGCCGTCCTGCACTTTAGAAGTCAGAGCGGACTTAAGAGCCAAACGACGCTGTTTGCGAGGCATGCTGAACGCATAGGAACGGGGTTGCGGTCCGAAAACCGTGCCGCCGCCGACCCACAACGGAGAGCGAATGCTGCCGGCGCGAGCGCGTCCGGTTCCTTTTTGTTTCCAGGGTTTTTTGCCGCCACCGCGTACAAAACCTCTGGTTTTCGTGGACGCATTACCTTGACGCTGGCTGGCCATCTGCATAACTACTGCTTGATGAAGCACAGCCTCGTTCACTTCCACAGCGAACACGCTATCATTCAGTTCCACTTCACCGGTTTGCTTGCCGGTGATATCATATACTGCCACTTTCGGCATATAGCACATCCTCCTTTCAAGAAACCGGCGAATTTATTTGCCGGGTTTCACCGTGTTCTTGATGATGACCAGACCTTTTTTCGGGCCGGGGATGGCGCCTTTGATCAAGATCAGGTTGCGCTCAGTATCGATACGAACGACGCTGAGACGCTGAATGGTCACGCGTTGACCACCCATTTGTCCAGGCAATTTCTTGCCTTTGAATACTTTACCACCGCCACCGCTCATGCGAGGGCCGATAGAACCTGGTTCACGGTGCGATTTCGAACCGTGGCCCATGGGTCCGCGTGCAAAGTTATGGCGTTTGATGCCGCCTGCAAAGCCTTTACCTTTAGCCGTGCCGACTACGTCCACCATTTCGCCGGCTGCAAAGGTGTCAACACCAATGACCTGTCCGGCAGTGAATTCGGAAGCGTCCGCCAGGCGGATTTCCCGGATGAATTTTACGGGGGTCACGCCAGCTTTTGCAAAAACTCCCTGCATCGGCTTGGTGACGTTTTTATCTTTCACGGCTCCAAAACCAAGTTGAACCGCATTGTAGCCGTCGTTTTCAACCGTTTTGTTTCCTACGACAACGCATTGTCCGGCTTCGACTACCGTTACCGGAACCACTTTCCCCTCTTCGGTGAAAATCTGCGTCATGCCCAGTTTTTTGCCAAGAATGCTTTTTGCCATGTTCTGCCACCTCCTCCTACAGCTTGATTTCGATATCCACACCGGCCGGCAGGTCGAGGCGCATGAGGGAATCTACCGTTTTGGATGTCGGTTCCAGGATATCAATCAAACGTTTATGCGTACGCATTTCAAATTGTTCCCGCGAATCCTTATTTACATGAGGAGAACGCAGAATGGTGAAAACATTTTTCTCTGTAGGAAGCGGAATCGGCCCGGACACCATGGCGCCGGTTCTTTTCGCAGTTTCTACGATCTTAGCAGCGCTCTGATCAAGAGCTTTGTGATCGTACGCCTTCAAGCGGATTCTGATTTTTTGTTGCTTAGGCATTCGTGTGAATCCTCCTTATCGCCCAGTTTCTTAGAACGGACATTTCTCAGCAGGAATTTCCCCCGGAACTTAGCCGGGCCACCTCCTGCATCATCGCAAACACCGTTATTCAATTGTATTGCCATAGCGGCAGCAAGCCGCCGCTATGGCCAAAACCATTTTCATTAAGATGTTTACGCGTTGATTGCGGTAACTACGCCGGCGCCGACGGTGCGGCCGCCTTCGCGGATAGCAAAACGCAGACCTTCTTCAACGGCGATGGGGGTAATCAGTTCGATTTCCATCTGCACGTTGTCGCCAGGCATAACCATTTCCGTGCCTTCCGGCAGGGTGATCACGCCAGTTACGT
This genomic window from uncultured Anaeromusa sp. contains:
- the rplW gene encoding 50S ribosomal protein L23; its protein translation is MENLCDVLVRPVITEKSNLLMEESKYTFIVSLKATKVEIRQAVEKMFKVQVEAVNTVRVMGKTKRMGKHEGKRPDFKKAIVKLAPGQSIAFFEGV
- the rplD gene encoding 50S ribosomal protein L4; translation: MPKVAVYDITGKQTGEVELNDSVFAVEVNEAVLHQAVVMQMASQRQGNASTKTRGFVRGGGKKPWKQKGTGRARAGSIRSPLWVGGGTVFGPQPRSYAFSMPRKQRRLALKSALTSKVQDGELVVLEGIDFEAPKTKQVIKMMGDFNASEQKALIITADEVESVFKSARNIPSVKTITSMGLNVMDLLHYDRVFVTKEAVTRIEEVLA
- the rplC gene encoding 50S ribosomal protein L3 — protein: MAKSILGKKLGMTQIFTEEGKVVPVTVVEAGQCVVVGNKTVENDGYNAVQLGFGAVKDKNVTKPMQGVFAKAGVTPVKFIREIRLADASEFTAGQVIGVDTFAAGEMVDVVGTAKGKGFAGGIKRHNFARGPMGHGSKSHREPGSIGPRMSGGGGKVFKGKKLPGQMGGQRVTIQRLSVVRIDTERNLILIKGAIPGPKKGLVIIKNTVKPGK
- the rpsJ gene encoding 30S ribosomal protein S10 translates to MPKQQKIRIRLKAYDHKALDQSAAKIVETAKRTGAMVSGPIPLPTEKNVFTILRSPHVNKDSREQFEMRTHKRLIDILEPTSKTVDSLMRLDLPAGVDIEIKL